One Fictibacillus halophilus genomic window, AGGAAGTCATGTCTATTAAGAAACGTCTTATTGCTTCAAATGTTGCTATGATCGTTATTCCTATCGTATTATTTCTATTGCTTGAACTTATAATCGCAACCCTAATTTTTTCGGGGATAAATGGTACACCTGTTAAAAAGGACTCCCAATGGTTTATGACCCTAAGATTCATGGGACTTCTTTTCATTCTGATTGTTACGAACGGAATTCTTACCTATATGGTTTCAAAAACAATACTAAAGCCGATTCGTATTCTTACAAAAGCTGCAGAAGAAATAAGTAATGGGAATTTAAATCATGAGATTGTATCCGTGAATAAAGATGAGTTGGGAAAACTATCTGAAACGTTTGAGAGCATGAGGAGTCAGTTGAAAAAAGCAAAAGAGGAAAGTGAGCTGTACGAGAACAATCGAAAAGAATTTGTCGCGAGCATCTCACATGACTTGAAAACGCCGCTCACATCCATTAAAGGTTATATCAATGGGGTATTAGATGGTATTGCGGATAACCCAGAGATGAAACAAATGTATTTACAGACCGCTTATCAAAAAGCCGATGATATGGATCATCTGATCAATGAGCTTTTTCTGTATTCAAAGTTAGATTTGAAACAACTTCCATTCCAGTTTGAACTCATTCAATTGGAAAACTATTTTGCAGATTATCTGGAGGAACTTAAATACGACCCCTCCTTTAAAGAAGTAGAGTTCTCGTTTCAATCAGAGCCGAGGGACCACTATTTTGTCATGGCTGATCGCTTAAGTTTAGGTCGGATCATCGATAATATTTTACAAAACAGCTTGAAGTATAGTGACAAAACAGAGAAAAAGATTTCAATTTCTCTTCAGTCTAAAACAGATGCTGTCATTGTGAAATTTGAGGATAATGGAAAAGGGATAGCGAAAGAATCATTACCTCGAATTTTTGAAAGCTTTTACCGCATAGATTCATCTCGGAACAAAGCAACGGGTGGAAGTGGTTTAGGGCTGGCGATTGTGAAGAAAATCGTTGAGGGACATGGTGGAGAGATTTGGGCTGAAAGTGAAGAAGGAAAAGGTACTTCTATCTATATTACCTTAAAAAAGCGAAAAGTAGGGGAAGGAAATGCCGAACGTATTAATCATTGAAGACGAACTGAGCATCGCGAAGCTTGAGCAGGATTACCTGAAATTCAACGGAATTGATAGCGACATTGCTGAAACAGGTGATGAAGGATTACGAATGGCTCTTAAGGGCTCTTATGATCTAATCTTGCTTGATCTGATGCTACCAGGTGTTGATGGGTTCGAGCTTTGCAGCCAGTTACGTGAAAAGTTGGAGATTCCGATCTTAATGGTAACCGCAAGAAAAGCCGATATTGATAAAATGCGTGGCTTTGACCGTGGAGCAGATGATTATATCGTAAAGCCCTTTAACACCAATGAATTAGTTGCGAGGGTGAAGGCTCACATCTCCCGTTACAAGCGCCTTACCAAACTTGAAGCGAAACCGGACGTCATTCTCATAAAAGGTCTGGAAATCCATTTAAATTCCCGACAGGTTTTTGTGGAGGGGATTGAAAAGAAATTAGCCGTGAAAGAATTCGAACTGCTGAAATTTTTAGCGATGAATCCAAATATCGTCTTTCGTAAAGAGCACTTATTTGACCAAATATGGGGACTGGAATCGATGGGAGATACGTCGACTGTAACGGTTCACATAAGAAAGATAAGAGAAAAAATCGAAGAAAATCCAGCTAAGCCAGAATATATCGAGACGGTTTGGGGAGTCGGATACCGATTTAAAAATAGCATGTAGAAATGAAGGTATTGACGAACCTTCATTTTTTTTGCGTGATTTAATAAATTCTTAAGAATTAGCTAAGGAACCCTTTATTTTTCCTCAGTATGATAACTCCAGTAAGAAGGTTGAACACAGAAATTATTCAAAAAAGGGGTTATCATTCATGAAGAAAAACATCACGTTTGTATCCATATTATCGCATCTTTGGGTGCAGTGGATCATGTTAGGAAGTATGCTCGTAAATACGTTCTTGTTATACCCTAATATCTTTAATGATGTACCAAAATCACTAGAAACCGCTATGGAATTTATGGAAGTAGCCAGCCCGCACACGTATTTCCCTCCAATCGGTATGGCAAGTATTATAACGGGAATCTTAGCATTAATTTTGGGATGGAAAGTGAAGTCTGCTCGAGTATGGATTTTTTGGAGCATGCTGATGATTGTGATTGAAGGTGCGATTTCGATTGTTTTTGAATGGCCACGTAACGAAATTATGTTTCTTGAAGGAACAGACGTTCATTCAATAGCTTTCCTAAAAGAAACGGCTAAAGAGTTTGTCCTGATCCACAGCATTCGAGTTGGGACGAATATTGTTGGGTCTATATTAATATTTATTGGTTTTATAAAGTATTATAAGAATTGTTTAATACAGGAGAATAACAATTAAAAATAGAGCTCGGTTCTTTATAGACCGAGCTCTTCAATAAAAGAATAAGTAGGGGAGTTTAATACTGATCCCTTGAGCTAAATAGGAAATGCTATATAAGGTCAGCCGGGTAAACCAAACCAACCTGTCTTCTAGCCTCATCCATAATTTTCATTACAGCGAGTGAGTTTGCATGTGAGTTTACTTTAGATTCAAGTTCACCACGTTCAATCAACTCGATAAATTCTTTTGCTTCGTAATACATCTTCGGTTTATCTTGCTTAACTGTGATATTCTCCGTACGACCATCACGATAACGAATTTCAATCTTGGTCATGTCCTGAATGTGATCAATAAGGATACTTCCATTTTCACCTTGAATCTCAGATGGTACATAAGAATTAGTGATCTTTGAATACATGACTACTGCTTCTTTGTCACCGTAGTTTAAAAGGATGCTGCCTTCTCCATCGACGCCAGACTCAAGTAAATAGGCGTTTGCTTTAATATCTTCAGGTTCTCCGAAAAGAACGACCATCGGGTACAAACAGTAGATGCCTATATCCATCATTGAGCCGTTAGAAAATTCTGGTTTGAATGCGTTTAGTATCGTGCCTTCCTTATATTTATCGTAGCGGGAGGAATACTGACAGGAGTTCGCAAAATATCGACGGACCGTACCGATTTTATGTAGGTTCTCTTGAATGCTTTTAAAGTTCGGTGTCACAGTTGAACGCATAGCTTCCATAAGCAACACGTTGTTTTCTTTTGCGACAGCAATCATTCTTTCAACTTCCCGTGCATTGGATGCCATAGGTTTTTCACAGATAACATGCTTGCCATGGTTCATGAGTGTGATAGCATACTCTGCATGGAAAGAGTTTGGGCTCGCAATATAAACTGCATCAATCACATCACTTGTGCCCATCTTTTCTAAATCTGTAAACGTATGTTCAGCACCATTTTTTTCGGCAAATTCTTTCGCTGTTTCTTCTGTACGCGAATAGACTGCACTCAATGAAAAACCATTAACCTCTTTAGCAGCAGCAATAAAGCTTTCTGTAATCCAATTCGTTCCAATAACTCCAAATTTCAAGATTATTCATCCTTTCGCAATCAATAAGCAGTATCTGTTGCTTTTCATAGTATGTATTCTACTCCTATAGTCATGATTTAGACAAATAATGAGGACTGTCGCACTATTTTTGTAGAAAAAGGTTTCTTAC contains:
- a CDS encoding sensor histidine kinase; the protein is MSIKKRLIASNVAMIVIPIVLFLLLELIIATLIFSGINGTPVKKDSQWFMTLRFMGLLFILIVTNGILTYMVSKTILKPIRILTKAAEEISNGNLNHEIVSVNKDELGKLSETFESMRSQLKKAKEESELYENNRKEFVASISHDLKTPLTSIKGYINGVLDGIADNPEMKQMYLQTAYQKADDMDHLINELFLYSKLDLKQLPFQFELIQLENYFADYLEELKYDPSFKEVEFSFQSEPRDHYFVMADRLSLGRIIDNILQNSLKYSDKTEKKISISLQSKTDAVIVKFEDNGKGIAKESLPRIFESFYRIDSSRNKATGGSGLGLAIVKKIVEGHGGEIWAESEEGKGTSIYITLKKRKVGEGNAERINH
- a CDS encoding response regulator transcription factor; its protein translation is MPNVLIIEDELSIAKLEQDYLKFNGIDSDIAETGDEGLRMALKGSYDLILLDLMLPGVDGFELCSQLREKLEIPILMVTARKADIDKMRGFDRGADDYIVKPFNTNELVARVKAHISRYKRLTKLEAKPDVILIKGLEIHLNSRQVFVEGIEKKLAVKEFELLKFLAMNPNIVFRKEHLFDQIWGLESMGDTSTVTVHIRKIREKIEENPAKPEYIETVWGVGYRFKNSM
- a CDS encoding Gfo/Idh/MocA family protein codes for the protein MLKFGVIGTNWITESFIAAAKEVNGFSLSAVYSRTEETAKEFAEKNGAEHTFTDLEKMGTSDVIDAVYIASPNSFHAEYAITLMNHGKHVICEKPMASNAREVERMIAVAKENNVLLMEAMRSTVTPNFKSIQENLHKIGTVRRYFANSCQYSSRYDKYKEGTILNAFKPEFSNGSMMDIGIYCLYPMVVLFGEPEDIKANAYLLESGVDGEGSILLNYGDKEAVVMYSKITNSYVPSEIQGENGSILIDHIQDMTKIEIRYRDGRTENITVKQDKPKMYYEAKEFIELIERGELESKVNSHANSLAVMKIMDEARRQVGLVYPADLI